In Anaeromicrobium sediminis, the DNA window TTGCTATTATTTCGGGTGGTGCATCTGGAATTGGCTTAGGGACAGCAAAACTTTTGGCCCAACATGGTGCAAAGATAGCCATGATTGATGTAAATGATGAAGGTAAAAAAGAAGCAGACAAGATTAATAAAGAGGGTGGATACGCAGAATTTTTCAAGTGTGATGTTACATCATATGAAAATGTGAAAAATACTGTAAATGAAATAAAAGATAGGTTTGATAAAGTAGATATATTATTCAATAATGCAGGAGTAACAGTGAGAAAGACTGTTGTGGAATTAGAAGAACATGAATGGGATTTTGTAATTAATGTGGGTCTTAAGGGAACATATTTATTATCAAAATTTGTTATACCAATAATGGCTGAAAATGGTGGTGGAAGTATCATTAATACTGGATCAGGATGGGGACTAAAGGGCGGTGACGATGCTGCTGCTTATTGCGCTGTTAAAGGCGGAATCGTAAATTTAACTAGGGCTATGGCAATTGATCATGGTAAAGACAATATTAGAGTAAATAGTGTAAACCCAGGAGATACGGATACAGCCATGTTAAGAGATGAGGGAGTACAAACTGGACTTGTAAAAGATGCAGAAAGTGAAGAAATTTACTTAAAAGACTGTGGAACAGATAGACCATTGGCAAGAATAGGTATGCCTGAAGATATAGCTAATGCAGTGCTATTCTTATGTAGTGATTTATCTAGTTGGGTAACTGGATCAGCACTAGTTGTTGATGGTGGAGGAATTGCTTAAATTATAAGATTTACATATAAGGAGGAAGGTTTATGGCAATCAAAGGTTTTAAAAATCACCCATATATTCCAAATTCAGATGTGGAAACTCAAAATGAAATGTTAAGGGAAATTGGGTTAAATAGTTTAGAAGAGTTACATGATGAAGTACCAGAAAGTTTAAAGTTAAAAGAAAATATGAAATTACCAAAGGCATTTAGATCAGAGTATGAATTAAAGAAGCATGTGGAGAGGATTCTTAAGAAAAATAAAAGTTGTAGTGATTACTTAAACTTTTTAGGAGCGGGTTGTGCGCAACATTATGTTCCTGCCATATGTGATGAAGTAAACTCTAGGGGAGAATTTTTAACTGCATATGGTGGAGAGCCATATAATGACCATGGCAGATTCCAATCCCTATTTGAATATGAAAGTATGGTGGCAGAATTAGTAGATATGGATGTGGTAAATGTACCTACTATGGATGGCCCACAGGCCAGTGCCACATCCATAAGAATGGCTAGTAGAATTACAGGGAAAAAAGAAGTTTTAATCCCTGAAATTTTAGATAAAGAGAAGTTCTTAATAATTAAAAACTATTGTTCACCAGATATAAGTCTTGTAGAGGTTAAATATGACCAAGAAACAGGTTATATGGATTTAGAGGATTTAAAAGGCAAAATTTCAGATAATACAGCTGCTGTATATTTTGAAAATCCCACATTCGTAGGTGTAATAGAACCAAATGGAGATAAAATATCTCAGATAGCCCATCAGGCGGGAGCTATTAGTGTGGTTGGAGTAGACCCAAGTTCTTTAGGACTATTAACACCTCCACCTCAATATGGAGCAGATATAGTTTGTGGAGATTTACAACCATTGGGAATTCATATGAATTATGGTGGCGGTCAAGCTGGATTTATGGCAACTAGGGATGAAGAAAAATATGTAATGGAATTCCCATCTAGATTATTTGGTCTAGCACCTACTTCTGTTGAAGGTGAATATGGATTTGGTGATGTTGCTTATGATAGAACTTCATTTGGACATCATAGAGAACACGGAAAAGAATATGTAGGAACTCAATCGGCATTATGGGGTATTACAGCTGGAGTATACTTAGCTACTATGGGACCTGTAGGTATGAGAGAGTTAGGAGAAGGAATACTACAAAGAAGTCAATATGCTATAGAAAAAATGAATGAAATTAAAGGTGTTAAGGGAAGTTATTTTAACTCTGTATCATTTAAAGAGTTTGTAGTAGACTTTAACGAATCAGGTAAAACTGTAGAGGAAGTAAATAAGGAATTATTAAATAGAGGAATTTTTGGTGGTAAGGATTTATCTAATGATTTCCAAAATTTAGGTCAATGTGCCCTTTATTGTGTAACAGAAATCCACACTAAAGAAGATATTGATAGATTGGTAAATGAAATTAAAGAAATTGTTGAAGGTTGTTAGGACAAAATAAGAGAGGTGAAGATGAATGAAGAGAATAGATAGAAGCCATAAAGTTAGAAATTTCCATCAAGCAAAGTGGGATGAACCAATAATATATGAGCTAAGTAAAAAAGGGGAAAGAGGAATTTTAGTTCCGGAAGTTTGTGACGAGATTAAAGAAAGGGTAGGAGATTGTGTATCTAAATTACCAGAGGGTATGAACAGAAAAGAGCCAGTTAACTTACCTGAAATGTCCCAATCAAGAGTACTTAGACACTATGTAAGATTATCTCAAGAAACATTAGGAGCAGATGTGAATATAGAAATAGGTCAGGGAACTTGTACAGTAAAGTATAGCCCTAAGGTAAATGAACAATTATCAAGAATGACTGAAATAGCAGATTTACACCCTCTTCAAGATGAATCCACTGTACAGGGGATATTAGAGATAATTCATAGTACAGATGAATATATGAGAGAAATCTCCGGTATGAGCAGGTTTACATTCCAACCAGGTGGTGGAAGTCAAGGTATATTAACTATGGCTTCTATAATTAGAAAATATCATGAAGAAAAGGGTCAAGATCATATAAAAGATGAAATAATAACTACAGTATATTCTCATCCATCTGATGCAGCAGCACCAGCTGTTAAAGGATATAAGATAATTCATATTCATCCAGATGAAAATGGATATCCAGACTTTGAAGCTTTCAAAGCTGCAGTAAATGAAAGAACAGCAGGTTTCATAGTGGCCAACCCGGAGGATACGGGAGTATATAACCCTAAAGTTAAAGAGTTTACATCTTTAGTTCATGAATACGATGGTCTTTGTGGATATGACCAAGCTAATGCAAATGGATTATTAGGAGTTACAAGAGCTAAAGAGGCAGGATTTGATATGTGCTTCTTTAACCTACATAAAACATTCTCAACACCACATGGTTGTGGAGGACCAGCTTCAGGGGCTACAGGTGTTGTGGAAAAATTAGTAAAATACTTACCAGGACCATTAGTTGAAAAGTGTGAAGATAAATATACACTAAGTTATGATCTTTTAGATGAAGAATATAGCATAGGAAAAGTTAGATTATTCTTAGGTGTGGCACCAGTAATTTTAAAGGCTTATTCTTGGATAAGAAGTTTAGGAGCAGAAGGATTATATGAAGTTGCTAAGATAGCTGTATTAAATAATAATTACTTATTTAATAAGTTAATGAAGTTAGATTGTGTAGATGCACCTTACATTAGAGGAAAGCAAAGAATTGAACAGGTTAGATATACTCTTGAAAAATTAACTGAGGAAACGGGAATTACTACGGGAGATATCCAACGTAGAATGATGGATTTTGGAATGCACTACTGGACTAGTCATCATCCATATCATATTCCAGAACCAATAACATTAGAGCCTACAGAAACACCGTCAAAGGAAGATTTAGATGAGTATATTGCCACATTAGAACATATATTTAAAGAGTGTTATGAAAATCCTGAGATTGTAAAAACTGCACCCCATAGCAGTGTTTGTCATCAAGTGGATGAATCTGGCTTAGATGATCCTAGTGAGTGGGCACTATCTTGGAGAACTTACCTAAGAAAGACTTCAGATCAGTAGGAAATATAAAAAATTGAAAAAGATAGGATTTATAATAAATCCCATTGCAGGTATGGGTGGGAGAGTTGGATTAAAGGGTACTGACGGGATGGTAGAAAAAGCTATAGAGCTTGGGGCCATCCCTCAGGCACCTATAAGAGCTAAAAAAGCACTAGTAGAATTACTAGAGTTTAAAGATAGTGTACAGATAGTGACAGCTTATGGGGAAATGGGTGAAAGTATAGCAAAAGACCTTGGTTTTAATACAAAAACTGTTTATAATAGTTTAAATTTAAAGACATCATGTGAAGATACAATAAAGGGAGCCAGGAAGATTATAAAGGAAAATATAGATATATTAATATTTGCTGGTGGAGATGGAACTGCTAGGGATATATTCACTGCTGTAGGACTTGATTGTGTCACAATAGGTATTCCTGCAGGAGTAAAAATACATTCTCCCGTATATGCTCAAAATCCTAGAAAAGCTGGTGAATTAGTTAAAAAATATCTAAATGGCAAAATAGGCCAAGTAAATGAAGTGGAAGTTTTAGATATTGATGAGAAAGCTTACAGAAAGGGAATCGTAAATACACAATTATATGGATATCTTAATATACCTTACGAAAAGAATTTCACACAGAATAGAAAAGCACCATCACCTCTTAGTGAAAAGGCAAATCAAAATTTAATAGCATTAGATATTATAGATAACATGAAAGAAGATACATTATATATAATAGGGCCAGGAACTACTACAAGAGCTATTATGGAGAACCTAAATTTACCAAATTCCTTATTAGGAGTAGATATTGTAATGAATAAAAATATAGTAAAGAAGGATGTTACAGAGAAAGATATATTGAAAGAAATAAAGAGTAGAAAGTGCAAGCTAATATTAACTCCAACAGGAGGCCAAGGATATATATTAGGAAGAGGAAATCATCAAATTAGTCCTTCTGTCATTGAACATGTGGGCAGAAATAATATTATAATAGCCAGTACATCTCAAAAGATAACTTCATTATATGGACGCCCTTTAATGGTAGATACGGGGAATGAAGAAATAGATAAAAGTTTAAGTGGATATATGAGAATTACCATTGGATATGGTGAATATACCATTTATCCAGTGAAATGTTAAGTTAGACAAAACAATAATACATGCTATGAACAACATTAATTTCCACATTTAATATTCTGAAAATTCAATAAATAAATACATACACATATTATTATAAAGATTTAGATACATATACAAAACTCTGTTATAAACCCTATGGGTTATATGGTATGGATCTCACTTTGAAGGAAGGAGAATAACAACATTCTCAATAAGGAAAAGCCATTGGGAATTGAATAGTAAACTGGAGGTACTAAATATGAGCATGGACATAATCTGGAAGGTATCATATATGCTATGGGAGATTTATATATAATAAAAAAAGGAGGATCAATTATGGCAATAATAAAAATATCACCTATATTTGTACTGGCAGGACTTATGATAAGTGGAATGGATGTACTATTGGCAGCACCAATGGCTACAATAGTTGCTGTTTTAATTGCTATGGCTACTGAAAAGTATTCTTTCAAGAAAATTCTAGATTTGGCCTTAGACAATGTTAGGGAAATCGTAATCGTATTTTTTATTCTTATGTTTGCTTATGGTTTGGCAGAATCCTTTATGGCTACAGGTGTTGGAGCGTCTATCATCATCATGTCTCTAAAGATGGGTGTAACGGCAAAGAGTGTGGCAGTAGTTGGCTTTATAGTTACATGTATATTATCAATTGCAACGGGAACTAGTTGGGGAACATTTGCAGCCTGTGCTCCTGTATTTTTATGGTTAAACCATATAGTAGGTGGAGATATACTATTGACAGTGGCATCTATCGCTGGTGGAGCCTGTTTTGGAGATAATATTGGTCTTATATCTGATACGACAGTGCTAAGTTCTGGATTACAACAAGTAGAAATTATACACAGGGTTAGACATCAAGGACCTTGGTCTGGACTATGTTTAATTGCAACTGCCATAGTAATATTTGTAACAGGAACTATTATGGGTCTTCCTTCAACAGTGGGAAATGCCACAGAGGCAATAAATCAAATTCCTCCAGAAGCATGGGCTTCGTTAGCAGAGCAAAGAGCATCAGCAGTAACCTTATTAGAACAGGTTCAGGCAGGGGTACCATTTTATATGATAATACCTCTTATTATCGTTATAGGTATGGCTATTAAAGGTTTCCAAACAATGATTTGTTTAGGAGCTGGAATCGTATCTTCTTTAATATTAGGAACAGTTGCTGGAACAGTTGAATCCTTAAATGGATTTTTAGAATTAATATATACAGGTTTTTCCGATGCAGGTAGTTGGTCCATAGTAATGATGATGTGGGTAGCTGCATTTGGAGGAATAATGAATAGTATGAAGGCCTTTGAACCTATATCTAAGGGTATAATATCTATGGCTAAGAATGTTAGACAGTTAATGTGCTGTAATGCACTATTATGTTTAATTGGTAATGCTGCTTTAGGTGATGAAACGGCAGAAATAGTAACAATAAGTCCTATCATGAAAACTATAACTGATGAAAACGTGGAAGCTAGTGAAGAGGATATGTATAAGTTAAGACTTAGAAATGCCACTTTTGCGGATGCAATGGGAGTTTATGGATCACAGCTTATTCCTTGGCATTGTTTCGTATTATTCTATGTGGCTATAGCAAAAGCTGTATATCCTCTTCATAGTTTTGTTCCGACAGATATTATAAGATATAACTTTATGGCCTATATAGCAGTGGGATCCATGTTGATCTTAACGTTTACTGGTTGGGATAGATTCATACCACTATTTGCTCTACCACGTGAACCTAAAGTTAAGTTAAGAAAACAGAAGTCTTTAGTAAAATAATGTCCAAAGGCATATTATAAATTGAGAATCCGTAAAAAAATAACAGCCATCTAGTGGGAATTCCTAGGTGGCTGTTGTTTTTATATATTTTATATTAAACACGATTAATACTATAAGGGGGATTAATTATGTTTAATAGGATAGACATGAAAAAAAAAGAAGCATGAGTTTCCTGATCTCACGCCCCTCTTTTATATGTATTGGAGCTGGTGAAGGGACTTGAACCCATAACCTGCTGATTACAAGTCAGCTGCTCTACCAATTGAGCCACACCAGCGTGATGGTGACCCATCCGCGGCTCGAACGCGGGACACCTTGATTAAAAGTCAAGTGCTCTACCAACTGAGCTAATGGGTCGTACTACTCACATTTATATATATTACAACATGGATAGACTAATGTCAACAAAATTTTCAGTCATAAATTTTTCCAATAGGTTAAATGATTAACCTGTTCCAATGAGGTCCTATTCATGGCCTATTTTGCAATAAAAAAACAGCTTATAACTAAGCTGTTTTATACTTCCCATCTTAAATCATCACCATAAAACTTCATTACCTTAAATTTACTAAATATCCTTGAGAAAATTCGCTCACTATAGGTAGTAGCAATTTCCTTTGGACCCAAGTTTGTGGAGATGATAAGTTTTTTATCATTTATTAATCTAGTATTTAATATGTGAAATATTTCTGAATTAGTAAAGGTATTAGTTAGTTCAGTTCCTAAATCGTCTATAATGAGTAAATCGCAATCAAATAACATTTGGTAACTCTCTTTGATTAAAGGGTCTTTAACCTTGCTAAATTTATATTGTTCAATAATATCTAATATTTTAAATGCCGTTTGATAAACTACTATCTTACCCCTATCTAGTAATTCTTTGGCTATGCAGTTACACATGAAAGTTTTACCTAATCCTGTAGTTCCATAAAATAATAAGTTTTCATTACTTTGATTAAAATTATTTACAAAGAGACCACAATCTTCTAGTACATGTTGCATATTCTCGTAGGGTGTTAATTCTTCTCCCTCAAAGGGATTGTTATCGTATAAACTTATTTTAAAGTTATTAAAATTTTCTTTTTCTAACACCTTATCTAAATTAGACATTTTATAGGCATGGTTTATGAGTTTTTGCTTAAAACATGTACATTTACGACCATTTTGTAGAAAGCCCGTATCATTACAGCTTGTACAATTATATTGAATTTCCAGGTAGTTAAGGGGAACGTTATTTTCTGTTAACAATATGGCCTTTTCCTGCTTTAAACTTTCTAAAGTTACTTTTAATTCACTTAGGTATTGATCATAATTATGGGCATTAGTTAATATGGCCTTGGCCATATGAATTCCTGTTTTATTTATCTCATCTTCTATTTCTTTAAGCTTAGGTAATAGGGCGTGAACTTGTTTTTTTCTATCTTCTAGTTCTTTTTCAGCTTTGTCTCTAGATTTTTCATATTCAAGGAGTATAGTCTTTGAAATATTTTTTGCCATGTTGTTCACCTACCTCTTTCTTCGGACTAATTTTTCTAGTTCATCACTGGAATATTTATCAGTACGTTGCTTAAAGTTATGAAATCTATTATTAGAAAAGCCCTTTTTCACAGGAGCTTTATTTACAGCACCTTTTTCTTTATGGGCTGCCTCTTTGGCGTTTACTTCATCAATTGTATTAATCTTATCTTGTTTCCATCCTTTTAATATACTGTTTATAAAGTTAATGTTAGGGTTAGAAGTTTTAGAAGAATTTTCACAGGCTTTTAAAACTAATTCCATAGAAAAATTCCATTCGTTAAACCAAACATCCATAATTCTCTTTTCATTTTCAGATGGAGGTCTGTGACCAAAACCTAATGCCTTAAATACCCTTTTGTATTGAGAAAACTTTGTATCCGTTTGTTCTAAATAGTTATCTAGCTTTTCACCTGTAGTAATGCCATTATCATACCAATTTCTTATGACAGCACCCACATAGTTTATATTCTTAATGTTCTTTTTCTCTACACAATAATCAAAGGCTCTTATTATTAAATCAGGATCCATACTATAGTTGTAAATCCATTCTAATACAATCTTCATTTCGTTAGGATATAGACTTCTTTTTAGAAGTTGATTTACTTCGTAGAACATATCATTAATCTCAGGAACTTTTTTTGCTTCTAGTAAATCTTTAGCAGAACAAGAGTAAGTACCTGATACGGGTTCATCAGCTTCTGCAACACTATTAGTAGCTTTGTAATTATTATCTATATACAGTTGCTTCAAACTTAAAAATTCAACTGTAAAATCATAAGGATTATCATCACTTGTGAAGTGCTTTTTTATTATGCCTTTTTTTTCCCAGAAATCCCATGCGTCCATTACGTCAGATAAGGGGATACTAAGATGTCTTCCTATAGTTTGATTATTCACACTAAGAGAGGGATCTCTATCATTTGCGTATTTGTATCCAAGGAGATATACTTTCACATGGGTTCCATTAGCCATGGGCATAAAATCATTTATAAATATATTTTCTACAGAAGTATCTCCCAAGTCTATTTTAGTTGTTTCTTTAAAAAAGTGCATTTTACCCCTCCTTGTACTAATTATATCATATGAGTTTTAGTGTAGCCTTATAATTATAACCTATTCACATATAAATTTAAACTGGAAACACATAGGAGGGACTGTCCTATATGCATATACCCAATATGAAAACATATAAATATAATAGGGAAATTCTAAGGGGGGCTTGTATGCGTTTGATTTTTAGTAAGAGAAAAATAAAGGTTATGGGAATAATATTAGGCCTATTGTTCATGGCAAATTTTGCTTCCGAGTATGAAATCTTAAAGAGTGTTCCCACTGGTTTTCAAAGGGAATACGAAAATGAAACTTCTACCGAGTACAATATTAAAGGAGAATTTGATCCAGTAGAAAAACTAGTAACTATAAAGGAAAATATTTCATATATAAATACTAGCAAGGCTACTTTTAAAAGTATATATCTTCATTTGTATCCTAATGCTTTTAAAGAAGAAAAGACTGTTCCATTTGAAGAATGCGATATGCCATTAGCTTATCCTAATGGATTTGAATCTGGATATATGAGAATAATAAATGTTAAGAGTGGAAATGAAAACTTAAAGTTTAATGTAATTGGTATTGGAGATAGTATATTAAAAATAGAATTAAAAGAAGATTTAAAACCTGGAGAAAAAGTTCATGTAGATATTGACTATATGTTAAAGATACCTCCTTCCTGCGGACGTTTTGGATATGGAAGTGATACTATAAACTTGGGAAATTGGTACCCTATTATGGCTGTCTATGATGAAAAAGGATGGAACTTAGACCCATATTTTGCCATTGGAGATCCTTTTTATAGCCATGTTGCAAATTATAGGGTAGAAATTTTAGTTCCAAAGGAATATAATATGGCCTATTCTGGGAAAATTATTAAAAAGGAAGAAATTAATGGAAAAATACGATGGACTATGGAGGGCAAAAACATAAGGGATTTTGCTTTAATTATAAGTGATAAATATAAAGTTAGAGAAACTGATTTAGATGGTATAACAGTAAAATCCTATTCCTTAGAAGAAGATTATATAGGTTTGGCATTAGAGACTGCTGAGGATAGTGTTAAAATATTTAATAGTCTCTATGGCAAATACCCATATGACCAAATTACAGTAGCCGCATCAGATTTTTTTATAGGTGGTATGGAGTATCCTAATATAGTTTTTATAGATAAGAGTCTTTACTCTGAAGAAAGGAAACAGACCCTAGAGTATGTAGTAGCTCATGAAGTGGCCCATCAATGGTGGTATGGCCTCGTTGGCAATAATGAAGTTAAAGAAGCTTGGTTAGATGAAGCATTAACAGAGTATTCAACTTTACTATATTATGAAAAAAAATATGGGAAAAAAGCTAAGAATGCCATATATGAGGATATGATAGTAAGATATTATAATGCATATAAAAATAGTAAAAATGGTAATACTGAAAAAGTATATAGGAGTGTATCAGAATTTAATAATTCTAGAGAATATCAAGCTTTAGTTTATTTTAAAGGTGCCATATTTGTGGAAAATTTAAGAAAAGAATTAGGAGATGATACTTTTTTTAAGATATTGAAGGTGTACTTTGACAAATATAAATATAAAATTGCCAAAACTGATGACTTTTTAAATGTATGTGAACAGATATCTAACCAAAATTTGGAGCATTTCTTCAAAAAATGGATAGATTTTGAGAAAAGATAAGCCTATTTAATTATTTGGACGTATATGATATACTATATTGGTAGAATAGGCTAGTTTTACAAAATTAAGAGAGGAAGTCTCAAAAGATGAAAATAGAAGAAGTATCTGGCAAGTTGAAGAAATTGAGTAAAAAACAGAAAATTGGTTTAATAGGAACTTTAAGTTTATGTTTAATACTTATGTCTACTTTTCTTTATATAAATAGCATGGCCTTCGAAGTAAAGTCTAATGGGAAAACCATTGCAATCGTTAAAGAAAAAGAAGATTTCCAAATGGCATTGGAAAGTGTTAAAGAAAATATGTTTAAAGCCTATGGAAAGAAAATTGTATTTGATGAGGTCATAACTTATGAAAGAGTGAAAGTAGATAAAGAAAAAATAGCAGATTTACAAGGAATAAAGAAAGCTATTTTAAGAAATATAAACTTAGAAGTTATGGCAAGTGGTATATGGGTGGATGATAAGTGTGTTGTGGCATTGTCTACCAAATCACAAGCTGAAGAAGTTTTAAAAGAAATTAAGTCTATGTATAAGCCAGATGAAAAAGCTAAAGTTGAAAAATATGATTATGCAGAAAATATTAAGATAGATAAAGTTCAGATTAAAGGATCAGAAGTTAAAGATGTGAATGAAGCTATAAGTCTTATATTAAAGGGAACTGATGAGGAGAAAACTCATAAAGTTGAAAAGGGCGAAAGCTTTTGGACTATAGCTAAAAAATATAAAATAAGTGTTGAAGATTTAACTAAAGCCAACATGGATGTTAAACCAGAAAAATTACAAATAGGCCAAAGTATTAGTTTAATAGTTCCTAAGGCTCTTTTAACAGTAGAAACTATAACAAATACTACCTTCGAGAAGAAGATACCTTATGAGGTAGAATTTGAAGATACATCAGCCCTTTATAAGGGTGAAAAGAAAGTAAAGAAAAAGGGGAAGAATGGTGTAAAAGAAGTTCTAGCTCAAGTAGTAACACAAAATGGTATTCAAGTGGCCATGAATGTGGTTAGTGAAAATGTAGTATCAAGTCCAGTGACTCAAATTGTATTAAAGGGAACTAAAAAGGTTCCACCAAGGATAGGTACAGGTACATTTATAAAACCTACTAGAGGAAGATTGTCCTCTAAGTTTGGTTGGAGATGGGGAAGAAGACATACGGGAATAGATATAGCTGCCCCTTATGGTACACCAGTTATAGCTGCAGATGGAGGTAAAGTTACTTTTTCTGGATGGAAGAGTGGATATGGTTATTTAGTAATAATAGACCATGGATCTAATACGGTAACTTATTATGCTCATAATAGTAAGCTATTAGTTAAAAAGGGTCAAAAGGTATTTAAGGGACAAAAGATTGCCCTAGTAGGAAGTACGGGAAGAAGTACTGGACCTCATGTTCACTTTGAAGTGAGAAAGAATAAGGTTCCTGTAAATCCATTAAAATATGTAAAATATTAATATTAAAATAATAATAAACCGTTTCCAGATGGAGACGGTTTATTAGATTTTATAGTTTTTTAGAAATTTATTATTTATTAATGATCACATTTCTTTTCGCATTTCTTTTCACATTTCTTTTCGCATTTCTTTTCGCATTTCTTTTCGCATTTCTTCTTACATTTCTTCTTACATTTCTTTCTGCATTTCTTTCTGCATTTCTTTATACATCTTTTTATACATCTCTTTATGCATTTTTTTATACATTTCTTTATACATCTCTTTATACAGTCATCGTCTTCGTCTTCATCATCATCGTCTTCATCATCATCGTCTTCATCATCATCGTCTTCGTCTTCGTCATCATCGTCTTCATCATCATCGTCTTCATCTTCATAGTCTTCATCATCATCGTCTTCATCTTCATAGTCTTCATTTTCATAGTCTTCATTTTCATAGTCTTCTATATATTCATCAATGCATTCATCAATACATTCTTCTATGAAGTCTTC includes these proteins:
- a CDS encoding SDR family NAD(P)-dependent oxidoreductase, with the protein product MEKKIDKLSLEGKVAIISGGASGIGLGTAKLLAQHGAKIAMIDVNDEGKKEADKINKEGGYAEFFKCDVTSYENVKNTVNEIKDRFDKVDILFNNAGVTVRKTVVELEEHEWDFVINVGLKGTYLLSKFVIPIMAENGGGSIINTGSGWGLKGGDDAAAYCAVKGGIVNLTRAMAIDHGKDNIRVNSVNPGDTDTAMLRDEGVQTGLVKDAESEEIYLKDCGTDRPLARIGMPEDIANAVLFLCSDLSSWVTGSALVVDGGGIA
- the gcvPA gene encoding aminomethyl-transferring glycine dehydrogenase subunit GcvPA translates to MAIKGFKNHPYIPNSDVETQNEMLREIGLNSLEELHDEVPESLKLKENMKLPKAFRSEYELKKHVERILKKNKSCSDYLNFLGAGCAQHYVPAICDEVNSRGEFLTAYGGEPYNDHGRFQSLFEYESMVAELVDMDVVNVPTMDGPQASATSIRMASRITGKKEVLIPEILDKEKFLIIKNYCSPDISLVEVKYDQETGYMDLEDLKGKISDNTAAVYFENPTFVGVIEPNGDKISQIAHQAGAISVVGVDPSSLGLLTPPPQYGADIVCGDLQPLGIHMNYGGGQAGFMATRDEEKYVMEFPSRLFGLAPTSVEGEYGFGDVAYDRTSFGHHREHGKEYVGTQSALWGITAGVYLATMGPVGMRELGEGILQRSQYAIEKMNEIKGVKGSYFNSVSFKEFVVDFNESGKTVEEVNKELLNRGIFGGKDLSNDFQNLGQCALYCVTEIHTKEDIDRLVNEIKEIVEGC
- the gcvPB gene encoding aminomethyl-transferring glycine dehydrogenase subunit GcvPB: MKRIDRSHKVRNFHQAKWDEPIIYELSKKGERGILVPEVCDEIKERVGDCVSKLPEGMNRKEPVNLPEMSQSRVLRHYVRLSQETLGADVNIEIGQGTCTVKYSPKVNEQLSRMTEIADLHPLQDESTVQGILEIIHSTDEYMREISGMSRFTFQPGGGSQGILTMASIIRKYHEEKGQDHIKDEIITTVYSHPSDAAAPAVKGYKIIHIHPDENGYPDFEAFKAAVNERTAGFIVANPEDTGVYNPKVKEFTSLVHEYDGLCGYDQANANGLLGVTRAKEAGFDMCFFNLHKTFSTPHGCGGPASGATGVVEKLVKYLPGPLVEKCEDKYTLSYDLLDEEYSIGKVRLFLGVAPVILKAYSWIRSLGAEGLYEVAKIAVLNNNYLFNKLMKLDCVDAPYIRGKQRIEQVRYTLEKLTEETGITTGDIQRRMMDFGMHYWTSHHPYHIPEPITLEPTETPSKEDLDEYIATLEHIFKECYENPEIVKTAPHSSVCHQVDESGLDDPSEWALSWRTYLRKTSDQ
- a CDS encoding ATP-NAD kinase family protein — encoded protein: MKKIGFIINPIAGMGGRVGLKGTDGMVEKAIELGAIPQAPIRAKKALVELLEFKDSVQIVTAYGEMGESIAKDLGFNTKTVYNSLNLKTSCEDTIKGARKIIKENIDILIFAGGDGTARDIFTAVGLDCVTIGIPAGVKIHSPVYAQNPRKAGELVKKYLNGKIGQVNEVEVLDIDEKAYRKGIVNTQLYGYLNIPYEKNFTQNRKAPSPLSEKANQNLIALDIIDNMKEDTLYIIGPGTTTRAIMENLNLPNSLLGVDIVMNKNIVKKDVTEKDILKEIKSRKCKLILTPTGGQGYILGRGNHQISPSVIEHVGRNNIIIASTSQKITSLYGRPLMVDTGNEEIDKSLSGYMRITIGYGEYTIYPVKC
- a CDS encoding Na+/H+ antiporter NhaC family protein, which encodes MAIIKISPIFVLAGLMISGMDVLLAAPMATIVAVLIAMATEKYSFKKILDLALDNVREIVIVFFILMFAYGLAESFMATGVGASIIIMSLKMGVTAKSVAVVGFIVTCILSIATGTSWGTFAACAPVFLWLNHIVGGDILLTVASIAGGACFGDNIGLISDTTVLSSGLQQVEIIHRVRHQGPWSGLCLIATAIVIFVTGTIMGLPSTVGNATEAINQIPPEAWASLAEQRASAVTLLEQVQAGVPFYMIIPLIIVIGMAIKGFQTMICLGAGIVSSLILGTVAGTVESLNGFLELIYTGFSDAGSWSIVMMMWVAAFGGIMNSMKAFEPISKGIISMAKNVRQLMCCNALLCLIGNAALGDETAEIVTISPIMKTITDENVEASEEDMYKLRLRNATFADAMGVYGSQLIPWHCFVLFYVAIAKAVYPLHSFVPTDIIRYNFMAYIAVGSMLILTFTGWDRFIPLFALPREPKVKLRKQKSLVK
- a CDS encoding ATP-binding protein, with amino-acid sequence MAKNISKTILLEYEKSRDKAEKELEDRKKQVHALLPKLKEIEDEINKTGIHMAKAILTNAHNYDQYLSELKVTLESLKQEKAILLTENNVPLNYLEIQYNCTSCNDTGFLQNGRKCTCFKQKLINHAYKMSNLDKVLEKENFNNFKISLYDNNPFEGEELTPYENMQHVLEDCGLFVNNFNQSNENLLFYGTTGLGKTFMCNCIAKELLDRGKIVVYQTAFKILDIIEQYKFSKVKDPLIKESYQMLFDCDLLIIDDLGTELTNTFTNSEIFHILNTRLINDKKLIISTNLGPKEIATTYSERIFSRIFSKFKVMKFYGDDLRWEV